In Pedobacter sp. W3I1, one DNA window encodes the following:
- a CDS encoding SDR family oxidoreductase codes for MDAKETKQLVEAEGKNCLLIKGDVKKPAFCKKAVETTVKKFGKINILVNNAGIQVPQKDPKKIDDKQLEDTFRTNIFGYFYFAHEVLEHFQAGDTIINTTSVTAYRSSPNLIDYSSTKGAITSFTRSLATNLAKTGIRVNAVAPGPVWTPLIVSTFDEKKIKSFGSETAMERAGQPSELGPSYVFLASDDASFITGQVIHVNGGEVVNG; via the coding sequence GTGGATGCAAAGGAAACCAAACAGCTGGTTGAAGCTGAAGGTAAAAATTGTTTGTTAATTAAAGGGGACGTTAAAAAGCCTGCATTTTGTAAAAAAGCAGTAGAAACCACAGTTAAAAAGTTTGGGAAGATCAATATTCTGGTAAACAATGCCGGAATACAGGTGCCTCAGAAAGATCCAAAGAAAATCGACGACAAACAGCTTGAAGATACTTTCCGTACCAATATATTTGGCTATTTCTATTTTGCACACGAGGTACTTGAACATTTTCAGGCAGGCGATACCATTATCAATACCACCTCGGTAACGGCTTATCGCTCTTCGCCAAATCTGATCGATTACTCTTCTACAAAGGGAGCCATCACTTCCTTTACACGTTCGCTCGCTACAAATTTAGCCAAAACGGGTATCCGTGTAAATGCGGTAGCACCTGGCCCTGTATGGACACCGCTTATTGTATCTACATTCGATGAAAAAAAGATTAAATCTTTTGGATCAGAAACAGCGATGGAAAGGGCAGGGCAACCGTCAGAACTTGGACCATCTTATGTGTTCCTGGCTTCGGATGATGCATCTTTCATAACCGGACAGGTAATACATGTAAATGGTGGTGAAGTGGTAAACGGTTAA
- a CDS encoding ion transporter, producing the protein MASDPPKDWRFKLHEVIYESNTPAGKAFDVGLLIAIFSSIIVVMLDSVISIHQHYGKLFNIMEWIFAALFTLEYILRLVSIRKPISYVISPLGIIDLVALLPSYLSIFFIGAQSLLVFRALRLLRVFRIFKLGHFLTEINFLTQALKNSVRKISIFLLTVLTITVILGSIMYLVEKRENGFSNIPESIYWAIVTITTVGYGDISPITPLGKFVASVVMLIGYAIIAVPTGIITHDIAVAARQKKELPESCPSCSREGHDSDALFCKYCGSSLFK; encoded by the coding sequence ATGGCATCAGATCCACCTAAAGATTGGCGTTTTAAACTGCACGAAGTCATTTACGAATCGAATACGCCTGCAGGTAAAGCTTTTGATGTGGGTTTATTGATTGCCATTTTTTCGAGTATTATTGTGGTGATGCTGGATAGCGTTATCAGTATTCATCAGCATTATGGCAAGCTGTTTAATATCATGGAGTGGATTTTTGCCGCGCTTTTTACCCTTGAATACATTTTAAGACTGGTGAGTATCAGAAAACCCATCAGTTATGTAATTAGTCCTCTAGGAATTATCGATCTGGTTGCACTGTTACCATCTTATTTAAGCATATTTTTTATTGGCGCGCAATCTTTATTGGTTTTTAGGGCATTGAGGTTGCTTCGTGTTTTCAGGATATTTAAACTCGGACATTTTTTAACAGAGATTAACTTTTTGACCCAGGCATTAAAAAATAGTGTCCGTAAAATCAGTATCTTTCTGTTAACGGTTTTAACCATCACTGTTATTCTCGGTTCTATTATGTATCTGGTAGAAAAGCGGGAAAATGGTTTTTCAAATATCCCTGAAAGTATTTATTGGGCCATAGTTACGATAACAACAGTGGGTTATGGCGATATTTCACCCATTACACCGTTGGGTAAATTTGTAGCCTCTGTGGTGATGTTAATTGGTTATGCCATAATTGCTGTGCCTACAGGAATCATTACCCACGATATTGCTGTTGCTGCCAGACAGAAAAAAGAATTACCCGAATCGTGCCCAAGTTGTAGTAGAGAAGGGCATGATAGTGATGCCCTGTTTTGCAAATATTGCGGATCATCTTTGTTTAAATAA
- a CDS encoding DUF4142 domain-containing protein, whose amino-acid sequence MKNHFNTRKIAVVGMIISVTSFNAIAKADWHYTKSFDYIHQQDSLTTAQFLQQAAIAGMKEVLTGKLAAEKATDKKIKAFGQMMVEDHTKANEELRTLAKLKKVNLPMSRPEGELRPDGRVDSSPENLKDTSRSKNAEGEAGNTGQVKKTGSNANEIDVTSAVNNLNNLSGASFDKAYVEMMLADHQNAVALFEKAAQSTDRAVKAYASKYLPVLKKHLKQANALAK is encoded by the coding sequence ATGAAAAACCATTTCAATACCAGGAAAATAGCTGTAGTGGGAATGATCATTTCAGTTACTTCATTTAATGCAATTGCAAAAGCAGATTGGCATTATACAAAATCATTTGATTATATTCATCAACAAGATAGTTTAACAACTGCACAATTTTTGCAACAGGCGGCTATTGCCGGAATGAAAGAGGTATTGACAGGGAAACTTGCGGCGGAGAAAGCAACAGATAAAAAGATAAAGGCATTTGGCCAGATGATGGTTGAAGATCATACCAAGGCCAACGAAGAATTGAGGACATTGGCGAAACTTAAGAAAGTAAATTTGCCAATGAGCAGGCCAGAAGGTGAACTACGACCAGATGGCAGGGTAGATTCATCACCTGAAAATCTGAAAGATACCTCTCGAAGCAAAAATGCCGAAGGCGAGGCCGGCAATACTGGTCAAGTAAAAAAAACTGGTAGTAATGCCAATGAAATTGATGTTACCAGTGCGGTCAATAATTTGAATAATTTAAGCGGGGCTTCATTTGATAAAGCTTATGTTGAGATGATGCTTGCCGATCATCAAAATGCGGTTGCATTATTTGAAAAAGCGGCGCAGTCTACTGATCGTGCGGTTAAAGCATATGCCAGTAAATATTTGCCTGTATTAAAGAAACACTTAAAGCAGGCTAATGCATTAGCTAAATAA